One stretch of Cololabis saira isolate AMF1-May2022 chromosome 15, fColSai1.1, whole genome shotgun sequence DNA includes these proteins:
- the LOC133461410 gene encoding uncharacterized protein LOC133461410: MALLQAELLLVLSGTVMLLVPVQVQGSWVRINHSDLLRFYSTGQWGGPDTFTGGDTDCDKYEDDISKGAGGVGVRQTSYEDQLGKIEDEDIEYDSYEDEVPAGVGVVAVSETSPEDAFLEVEGVSTVGEFDYDDYEDKNPDTKGVGTIEMTDQVGEVESDTKHWPDATASGFQVLFVDVPPRSWTMCTTSTYDGIRVVCSEDGFHITLPPGLLTEVQVVGLKNISVMDAHKYCGYHVNHANNTLTIPFTGCNVREDTEDIYSLQLSVDVFGRAREFTVFCVESMKFDSGLFPRAFSTDTNCNKLPITPTVATPKPTKCAPRTTAPLTTGKPATVKPSMLGMLKSIPSTAAPASTPHNQPNCAVHTRERLPCGHLGISASNCKKRGCCADLYKPACYYQLDECTVDQHFVFAIRNSSASIPVDPKTLVIPGKPLCKPAIVNDKVAIFKIKFRDCGARSYDIGEVKIHLIEVHTAVHVLNLKYGLITRTDPIRFLIECRYKKHGITQQSMASVGYMVKTTYANPRTSITKMPPAIISNSPYGVELRLAKDHTYSSYFPTHHQPLRVLLGHPVYLELILNSPAPDAVILVNYCLAYPDSASNALVLVYEGCANPNDPTVAVLKVKGTPNNHQRRFVVNAFHFMDQKTSLYLNEEINFMCSVEVCRPSEKMCEERCFDGKESGRLEDGRPASRLSYELHFLDP; this comes from the exons GTGACACTGACTGCGATAAGTATGAAGATGACATTTCTAAAGGAGCTGGAGGGGTTGGAGTCAGGCAAACCTCTTATGAAGATCAACTCGGGAAAATTGAAG ATGAAGATATTGAATATGACAGCTATGAAGATGAGGTTCCTGCTGGGGTTGGAGTTGTTGCAGTCAGTGAAACCTCTCCGGAGGATGCATTCCTGGAGGTTGAAGGTGTTTCCACAG TTGGCGAATTTGACTATGATGACTATGAAGATAAAAATCCAGATACAAAAGGTGTTGGAACCATTGAAATGACTGACCAGGTGGGCGAAGTAGAGTCTGATACAAAACACTGGCCTGATGCTACAGCAAGTGGATTCCAGGTATTGTTTGTAGACGTCCCCCCAAGGAGCTGGACTATGTGTACTACTTCAACGTATGACGGGATAAGAGTGGTTTGTAGTGAAGATGGCTTCCACATTACTCTGCCACCAGGCCTGTTAACCGAGGTCCAAGTTGTGG GTTTGAAGAATATTTCTGTCATGGATGCACACAAGTACTGTGGCTATCATGTGAATCATGCCAACAACACCTTGACGATACCGTTCACAGGCTGCAATGTGAGAGAAGACACTGAAGAT ATATATAGTCTGCAGTTGTCAGTTGACGTCTTTGGCCGTGCCCGAGAGTTTACTGTATTTTGTGTGGAAAGTATGAAGTTTGACTCTGGCCTGTTTCCTCGTGCCTTTTCCACAGACACAAACTGCAACAAATTACCCATCACTCCAACTGTAGCCACTCCCAAACCCACAAAGTGTGCTCCTAGAACCACTGCACCACTGACGACTGGCAAACCAGCCACTGTTAAACCCTCTATGCTGGGAATGCTAAAGAGCATTCCCAGTACCGCTGCACCAGCATCAACACCACACAATCAACCCA ATTGTGCGGTTCACACTAGAGAGCGGCTACCCTGTGGTCACCTAGGAATATCTGCCTCAAACTGTAAGAAAAGAGGATGCTGTGCAGATTTATATAAACCTGCCTGCTACTACCAACTGGATG AATGCACTGTAGATCAACACTTTGTTTTTGCCATTCGCAACAGTAGTGCATCCATTCCTGTAGACCCGAAAACACTTGTTATTCCCGGGAAGCCACTTTGCAAACCTGCCATTGTAAATGACAAGGTTGCCATCTTTAAGATCAAATTCAGAGACTGCGGAGCTCGTTCATAT GATATTGGTGAAGTCAAGATCCATCTGATTGAGGTGCACACCGCTGTCCATGTTCTGAACTTGAAATATGGCCTAATTACCAGAACTGATCCAATCAG GTTCTTGATCGAGTGTCGATACAAGAAGCATGGCATTACTCAGCAATCAATGGCCAGTGTTGGCTACATGGTCAAGACTACTTACGCTAATCCAAGGACCTCAATTACCAAAATGCCACCAGCAATAATCTCCAACAGTCCTTATGGTGTTGAGTTGAGACTTGCCAAAG ATCATACATATTCAAGTTACTTTCCCACACACCATCAACCCTTGCGGGTCCTCCTTGGCCATCCTGTGTACCTTGAGTTGATTTTGAATTCTCCTGCACCAGATGCAGTAATTCTGGTTAACTACTGCTTGGCCTACCCTGACTCTGCATCAAATGCTCTGGTGCTTGTTTATGAAGG GTGTGCCAATCCTAATGATCCCACTGTAGCCGTCCTTAAAGTCAAAGGCACACCAAATAATCATCAAAGACGCTTTGTTGTGAATGCGTTTCACTTCATGGATCAAAAGACAAGTTTGTATCTCAATGAAGAA ATCAATTTCATGTGCTCAGTAGAAGTTTGTAGGCCATCAGAAAAGATGTGTGAAGAACGGTGCTTTGATGGAAAA GAATCGGGACGTCTCGAGGACGgccggccggcgtctcgcctcAGCTATGAGCTGCATTTCCTGGATCCGTGA